A section of the Methanococcus vannielii SB genome encodes:
- a CDS encoding PadR family transcriptional regulator: MDPETEISNMESAILGLLIEKPMYGYEIEKKIDERNMRQWTEVAFSSIYYVLKKLEEKKLVESKTTSKNGRTRKIYYSTDLGHLVMKNKVKSLLSNNEKLISGFDLGLSNLWMLSREEAIETFEKYIISVENSISTFNDVKKRIESENLPNYILELPKRSLMHLNLEKEFAIEFKKKLEYDNKLM, from the coding sequence ATGGATCCTGAAACCGAAATTTCAAACATGGAATCTGCAATCTTAGGCCTATTAATTGAAAAACCGATGTACGGTTATGAAATTGAAAAAAAAATTGACGAACGAAATATGAGACAATGGACAGAAGTTGCATTTTCTTCAATATACTACGTCCTAAAAAAGTTAGAAGAAAAAAAACTTGTTGAAAGTAAAACTACAAGCAAAAACGGCAGAACAAGAAAAATTTATTACTCGACGGATTTGGGTCATTTAGTAATGAAAAATAAAGTAAAATCCCTCCTTTCTAATAATGAAAAACTAATTTCAGGTTTTGACCTTGGACTAAGTAATCTTTGGATGTTATCTCGTGAAGAGGCCATTGAAACTTTTGAAAAATATATTATTTCAGTTGAAAACAGTATTTCTACATTTAACGACGTTAAAAAACGAATTGAATCTGAAAATCTCCCCAATTATATATTAGAGCTTCCAAAAAGGAGTTTAATGCACCTAAATTTGGAAAAAGAATTTGCTATAGAATTTAAAAAAAAATTAGAATATGACAATAAATTAATGTAA
- a CDS encoding MATE family efflux transporter — MVYKSEFLGIEPVKTLLIKLSIPAIIGMLIMALYNVVDGFFIGRWVGTLAFTGVSLIFPFQMVVLAFGITFGIGGASILSRKLGEGNLKIAKKAAGNSISMVLILSLLITTLGILFAVPILNLLGASVEVFPYAKDYYLIILYGTIFNSYLIVANNLVRAEGLAKIAMFGMVFPAVLNTMLDVLFIIGLNMGVKGAAIATVISQVVGVIYLTYYQLGKHTSIKYKVNDFLIDIKTCVEIILIGASEFARTIMSSVLLVLGNNLLGFYGGDIAIAIFGVVNRIAMLLFMPVHGIVQGLQPIVGYNYGKGNLKRVSEAVKLALISTTSLCFLGFIFIIAFPEQFIRIFITDSEVISKGILPIRIFFGFSFLIGAQMVISGLYQSLGKALPAFVLSCARQTLFLIPPMIILPMYIGLNGIWLAIPLGDFLGFLLSVGLIYIDRKMLNLSF; from the coding sequence ATGGTTTATAAAAGTGAATTTTTAGGAATTGAGCCCGTAAAGACGTTACTTATAAAATTATCCATTCCAGCTATAATTGGTATGCTTATTATGGCACTTTATAACGTAGTTGACGGGTTTTTTATAGGTAGATGGGTTGGAACACTTGCATTTACAGGAGTTTCATTAATATTCCCATTTCAAATGGTAGTACTTGCTTTTGGAATTACTTTCGGAATTGGGGGTGCATCAATTTTATCAAGAAAACTTGGTGAAGGCAATTTAAAAATTGCAAAAAAAGCTGCTGGAAATTCAATCAGTATGGTGTTAATTTTATCGTTATTAATAACAACACTAGGAATTTTATTTGCAGTTCCAATTTTAAATCTTTTAGGGGCTTCTGTTGAGGTATTTCCTTACGCTAAAGATTATTATTTAATAATTCTCTATGGGACAATATTTAATAGCTACTTAATTGTTGCAAACAACCTTGTTCGCGCAGAAGGATTGGCAAAAATTGCAATGTTTGGAATGGTTTTTCCAGCGGTTTTAAACACAATGCTTGATGTACTTTTTATTATCGGATTAAACATGGGTGTAAAAGGGGCTGCAATTGCAACCGTGATTTCACAAGTTGTCGGCGTAATTTATCTTACGTATTACCAGCTTGGGAAGCATACTAGTATTAAATACAAGGTTAATGATTTTTTAATTGATATAAAAACATGCGTAGAGATAATACTTATAGGTGCATCCGAATTTGCAAGAACTATCATGAGTAGCGTTCTTTTAGTACTTGGAAACAATTTACTTGGATTTTATGGCGGGGACATTGCAATTGCAATCTTTGGCGTAGTAAATCGAATTGCAATGCTTTTATTTATGCCAGTACACGGGATAGTTCAAGGACTTCAGCCTATTGTTGGATATAACTATGGGAAAGGAAATTTAAAAAGAGTTAGTGAAGCAGTGAAACTTGCGTTAATCTCGACTACAAGTCTTTGTTTCTTGGGCTTTATCTTCATAATAGCATTTCCAGAGCAATTTATCAGGATATTCATAACAGATAGTGAGGTAATCTCAAAGGGAATACTCCCAATAAGGATATTTTTCGGATTTTCATTCTTAATAGGGGCCCAAATGGTAATTAGCGGATTATATCAATCACTTGGAAAAGCATTACCTGCATTTGTTCTTTCCTGTGCAAGGCAGACTTTATTTTTAATTCCCCCAATGATTATTCTTCCAATGTATATCGGGTTAAATGGAATATGGCTCGCAATACCGTTAGGCGACTTTTTAGGGTTTTTACTTTCAGTAGGGCTCATATATATTGATAGAAAAATGCTAAACCTTTCATTTTAA
- the leuS gene encoding leucine--tRNA ligase, giving the protein MVENMETSFKSIDLIQIMDKWQRKWDESKIFETKHDNREKFFISAAFPYLNGVLHAGHLRTFTIPETIARYQRMKNKNVLWTFGFHVTGTPILGLANQIKEKKEDIIWAYTNLHNIPMDELLKLDTPEAIVECFSKKATDAFKKMGFSLDWRRNFKTDDKVFSKFIEWQFYKLKDLGLIKKGSHPVRYCPKCENPVEDHDLLHGEESTTVEYNLIKFTSTFDEKDVIIPMATLRPETVFGVTNAWVNPDEIYVLAEVYDEIQKLDSEDVDLKYNGLWIVGKECADKLKEQDKNIKILKEFKGSELIGLKIKNPVTNLKVPIFPAEFVEMNIGTGCVMSVPAHAPYDYVALRDLEKVEEVGLISLIEIEGYGKYPAKEIVEKMNIKNQKDEALLEEATSKIYKDEFHKGKLNENCPEYKGTSVKDIKEKLIKDYMNFGISEIMYEFSEPKVVCRCGEKCIIKTVKGQWFITYSDENWKRLAHECIDSMEFAPENLRHEFHNKIDWMKDKACARRKGLGTKLPFDTNWMIESLSDSTIYMAYYTIARFINAGINENQLTSELFEYVFSGNGNLAEISNVSEVSIEIIEEMRKEFLYFYPLDWRCSAKDLIPNHLSFMIFNHVALFKKEHWPRGIEINGYVTIEGKKLSKSKGPVLPVLEVSETFGADVARFYITTCAELPQDADVKFKEMEKARDNLIKLYELAVLVTKEGIIEKELSIIDKWLLHKTHSSINFAEKAYEEFHLRKIGLMFYELINDLRWYKRRGGDNNGVLKEVVEIWTKLLSPVTPHLCEEIWELLGHNGFISKEIFPNVKIEYINEELELGEEFIRFTMEDIRNIKNVAKINPEKMYLYTADDWKYELLEFMNKNSEKNVKELIPIVMKEERFKRHGKDVMKLINDLMKVGVKKAIAEVEILENAKTFIEKEFECNVIIGGEDFNGKKKFAIPYKPAIYME; this is encoded by the coding sequence ATGGTTGAAAACATGGAAACTTCTTTTAAATCAATTGATTTAATCCAAATAATGGATAAATGGCAAAGAAAATGGGATGAATCAAAAATTTTTGAAACAAAACATGATAATCGTGAAAAATTCTTTATTTCTGCAGCATTTCCTTATCTTAATGGGGTTTTACATGCAGGACATTTAAGAACATTTACAATCCCTGAAACCATTGCAAGGTACCAGAGAATGAAAAATAAAAATGTTCTATGGACTTTTGGGTTTCATGTTACTGGAACTCCAATTTTAGGGTTAGCAAACCAGATAAAAGAAAAAAAAGAGGATATAATCTGGGCATATACTAATTTACACAATATTCCAATGGATGAACTTTTAAAACTAGATACTCCTGAAGCAATTGTTGAATGTTTTTCAAAAAAAGCAACAGATGCATTTAAAAAAATGGGATTTTCTCTTGATTGGAGAAGAAATTTTAAAACTGATGATAAGGTATTTAGTAAATTCATAGAGTGGCAGTTTTATAAGTTAAAAGACCTTGGACTTATTAAAAAAGGCTCTCACCCTGTAAGGTACTGTCCAAAATGTGAAAATCCAGTAGAGGATCATGATTTACTTCACGGCGAAGAATCAACAACAGTTGAATACAATTTAATTAAATTTACATCTACGTTTGATGAAAAAGATGTAATTATTCCAATGGCAACATTAAGGCCAGAAACCGTATTTGGGGTAACCAATGCATGGGTAAATCCAGATGAAATTTATGTTTTAGCGGAAGTTTATGATGAAATCCAAAAATTAGACAGTGAAGATGTAGATTTAAAGTACAACGGGTTATGGATTGTTGGAAAAGAATGTGCAGATAAATTAAAAGAACAAGACAAAAACATTAAAATTTTAAAAGAATTTAAGGGAAGCGAATTAATTGGCTTAAAAATTAAAAATCCAGTTACAAACTTAAAAGTTCCAATTTTTCCAGCAGAATTCGTTGAAATGAATATTGGAACAGGTTGTGTAATGAGTGTTCCAGCTCATGCACCATACGATTACGTTGCATTAAGGGATTTAGAAAAAGTTGAAGAAGTAGGGCTTATTTCATTAATCGAAATTGAAGGATACGGTAAATACCCTGCAAAAGAAATTGTAGAAAAGATGAATATAAAAAATCAAAAAGATGAGGCCCTGTTAGAGGAAGCAACAAGTAAAATCTATAAGGATGAATTTCACAAGGGTAAATTGAACGAAAACTGTCCAGAATACAAAGGAACTTCTGTAAAGGATATTAAAGAAAAATTAATAAAGGATTACATGAATTTCGGCATTTCTGAAATAATGTACGAATTTTCAGAACCAAAAGTTGTATGTAGATGCGGTGAAAAGTGCATTATAAAAACTGTTAAAGGACAGTGGTTTATTACTTATTCTGACGAAAATTGGAAAAGACTTGCACATGAGTGCATTGATAGCATGGAATTTGCACCTGAAAATTTACGGCATGAATTTCACAACAAAATCGACTGGATGAAGGATAAGGCCTGTGCAAGGAGAAAAGGACTTGGAACCAAGTTACCATTTGATACAAACTGGATGATTGAGTCATTATCTGACAGTACAATCTACATGGCATATTATACAATTGCAAGATTTATAAATGCGGGAATAAATGAAAATCAACTTACCTCTGAATTATTTGAATACGTCTTCTCAGGAAATGGAAATTTAGCTGAAATTTCTAATGTATCAGAAGTTTCAATCGAAATAATTGAAGAAATGAGAAAAGAATTCTTATATTTCTACCCTCTTGATTGGAGATGTTCTGCAAAAGATTTAATTCCAAATCACCTATCATTTATGATATTTAACCATGTAGCACTATTTAAAAAGGAACACTGGCCAAGAGGGATTGAAATAAATGGCTATGTTACAATTGAAGGCAAAAAACTTTCAAAGTCAAAGGGGCCAGTTTTGCCCGTTTTAGAAGTTTCTGAAACTTTTGGGGCAGATGTAGCAAGATTTTATATTACAACATGTGCCGAACTTCCGCAGGATGCAGATGTTAAATTTAAAGAAATGGAAAAGGCAAGAGATAATTTAATAAAACTTTATGAACTTGCAGTTTTAGTAACTAAAGAAGGGATTATCGAAAAAGAACTTTCAATAATTGATAAATGGTTATTACATAAAACCCATTCTTCAATTAATTTTGCAGAAAAAGCTTATGAAGAGTTCCATTTAAGAAAAATCGGACTCATGTTTTACGAGTTAATAAATGATTTAAGATGGTACAAAAGAAGAGGTGGGGATAACAATGGCGTTTTAAAAGAAGTCGTTGAAATATGGACTAAGTTACTTTCTCCTGTAACGCCCCACCTTTGCGAAGAAATATGGGAACTATTGGGACATAATGGATTTATTTCGAAAGAAATATTCCCAAATGTTAAAATAGAATATATTAATGAAGAGTTGGAATTAGGGGAGGAATTTATCCGGTTTACAATGGAAGATATACGAAATATCAAAAATGTTGCAAAAATAAATCCTGAAAAAATGTATTTATATACTGCAGACGATTGGAAATATGAACTTCTTGAATTTATGAATAAAAACAGTGAAAAAAACGTTAAAGAGTTAATCCCCATCGTAATGAAAGAAGAAAGGTTTAAAAGACATGGAAAAGACGTCATGAAATTAATTAACGATTTAATGAAAGTTGGCGTTAAGAAAGCAATAGCTGAAGTAGAAATACTTGAAAATGCTAAAACATTTATTGAAAAGGAATTTGAATGCAATGTAATTATTGGCGGGGAAGACTTTAATGGCAAAAAGAAATTTGCAATTCCCTATAAGCCTGCAATATACATGGAATAA
- a CDS encoding Mrp/NBP35 family ATP-binding protein, producing MSDECSGKCDSCESTSSCSDTKKMMEQQNAEIREKMSKIKYKIAVISGKGGVGKSTVTVNLAATLNMMGKSVGVLDGDIHGPNIPQMLGVSEIQPLADENGIYPVLSPQGIRTMSIGYFLPDVNTPIIWRGPKASGAVRQFLSDVNWGDLDFLLIDTPPGSGDIQLTTLQSIPDIDGIIIVTTPEEVSVLDARKSVSTANTLEIPIIGLIENMGGFVCPECDKVIDVFGKGGGEKAAKELDVYFLGRIPLDVKARVASDRGIPMVTLDCKASEEFKKVVGQVLERIPKK from the coding sequence ATGTCAGATGAATGCTCTGGAAAATGTGACTCTTGTGAATCTACTTCGTCATGTTCGGATACAAAGAAAATGATGGAACAGCAAAACGCAGAAATAAGGGAAAAAATGTCCAAAATTAAGTATAAAATAGCAGTAATTAGCGGAAAAGGGGGCGTTGGTAAATCAACAGTTACTGTAAACCTTGCTGCAACCCTTAATATGATGGGAAAATCCGTTGGAGTACTGGATGGAGATATTCACGGCCCCAATATTCCGCAAATGCTGGGAGTTTCTGAAATTCAACCCTTAGCTGATGAAAATGGAATTTATCCCGTATTATCACCACAAGGAATCAGAACAATGTCGATAGGGTACTTCCTACCCGATGTAAATACTCCAATAATATGGAGGGGCCCAAAAGCAAGTGGTGCCGTTAGACAGTTTTTAAGTGATGTTAATTGGGGCGATCTTGATTTTTTATTAATAGATACCCCCCCAGGGTCTGGAGATATTCAATTGACTACATTACAGTCGATTCCAGATATTGACGGGATTATAATAGTTACTACCCCAGAAGAAGTTTCTGTTCTTGATGCTAGAAAATCAGTATCTACTGCAAATACTCTTGAAATTCCAATAATTGGGCTTATTGAAAACATGGGCGGTTTTGTATGTCCAGAATGCGATAAAGTAATTGATGTATTTGGAAAAGGCGGTGGAGAAAAAGCTGCAAAAGAATTAGACGTTTACTTCCTTGGAAGAATCCCGCTTGATGTAAAAGCAAGAGTTGCATCAGATAGGGGGATTCCAATGGTTACATTAGACTGTAAGGCTTCAGAAGAATTCAAAAAAGTTGTTGGGCAAGTCCTTGAAAGAATACCGAAGAAATAA
- a CDS encoding DUF1890 family protein: protein MKIMIILGCPEPPVLIPSFMNLLSLLKNKGHEIVVSANPAALKLIESADPEKYYLKGVGFQSIDEGLKEKIPVDYIFGFAHNDAAVNYIITYKMVYNIDASAIVFGKDFENELVKILSDNGVKAEMAKAFHNPTPLNVKIKKIISEI from the coding sequence TTGAAAATAATGATAATTTTAGGATGTCCTGAGCCCCCAGTTTTAATTCCTTCATTTATGAACCTTTTAAGCCTTTTAAAAAACAAAGGACATGAAATAGTAGTTTCTGCAAATCCTGCGGCCTTAAAACTTATCGAATCAGCAGATCCTGAAAAATACTACCTTAAAGGAGTGGGTTTTCAATCAATTGATGAAGGATTGAAAGAAAAAATCCCCGTAGACTATATTTTTGGTTTTGCACATAATGATGCAGCAGTTAATTACATTATAACATATAAAATGGTCTATAATATTGATGCATCTGCAATAGTATTTGGAAAAGATTTTGAGAATGAACTAGTTAAAATATTGTCAGATAATGGTGTAAAGGCAGAAATGGCGAAAGCATTTCACAATCCAACGCCCTTAAATGTTAAAATAAAAAAAATAATTTCAGAAATTTAA
- a CDS encoding DUF1894 domain-containing protein, with amino-acid sequence MSCIDNYSHETLLKGSFKECSDYIKQHYKNIREFNPGDEILEGVMLIGVPPIPVGYEEDFIIFPYTKPCYGTHVLKVPMNQYIDSHEKTKKEGEKKGILSKLKFW; translated from the coding sequence ATGTCATGCATCGACAATTATAGTCACGAAACTCTCTTAAAAGGTTCTTTTAAGGAATGCAGTGATTATATAAAACAGCACTATAAAAATATCCGTGAATTTAATCCTGGTGATGAAATTTTAGAAGGAGTAATGCTAATTGGAGTCCCTCCAATTCCAGTTGGTTATGAAGAAGATTTTATAATTTTTCCATATACAAAACCCTGCTATGGAACACACGTATTAAAGGTTCCAATGAATCAGTATATTGATTCTCATGAGAAAACTAAAAAAGAAGGGGAAAAAAAAGGTATCCTTTCAAAATTAAAATTCTGGTAA
- the psmB gene encoding archaeal proteasome endopeptidase complex subunit beta encodes MISGSEYHKEYMKGTTTVGLICEDGVVLATDKRATMGNLIADKEAKKLYKIDDYIAMTIAGSVGDAQSLIRLLSAEAKIYKMRTGNNMTPLSCTTLTSNVLHGNRHYPLLTQLIIGGYDLINGPKLFSLDPVGGINEESSFTATGSGSPTAYGVLEAEYKSEINIEKGLLIAVKALISAMQRDAYSGNGISLAKIDKTGVTLYSDEEIENLVKKVTKKK; translated from the coding sequence ATGATATCAGGCAGCGAATACCATAAGGAATACATGAAAGGAACAACTACCGTAGGATTAATTTGTGAAGATGGCGTTGTTTTAGCTACTGACAAAAGAGCTACAATGGGTAACCTCATTGCTGACAAAGAAGCGAAAAAGTTATATAAGATTGATGACTACATAGCAATGACTATAGCTGGAAGTGTAGGGGATGCCCAATCACTCATCAGGTTGCTTTCTGCGGAAGCTAAAATATACAAGATGAGAACTGGAAATAACATGACTCCACTTTCCTGTACTACGTTAACAAGTAATGTCTTACATGGTAACAGGCATTATCCTCTTTTAACACAATTAATAATTGGTGGATACGACCTTATCAATGGACCAAAATTGTTTTCACTCGACCCTGTTGGAGGCATTAATGAAGAATCTTCATTTACGGCCACAGGTTCAGGTTCACCTACTGCTTACGGAGTACTTGAAGCAGAGTATAAATCCGAAATCAACATTGAAAAAGGCTTACTTATTGCAGTAAAAGCCCTTATATCCGCAATGCAAAGAGATGCATACTCTGGAAACGGAATTTCGTTAGCAAAGATAGATAAAACTGGAGTAACATTATATTCTGATGAAGAAATTGAAAACTTGGTAAAAAAAGTAACTAAAAAGAAATAA
- the proS gene encoding proline--tRNA ligase, whose protein sequence is MEFSEWYSEILEKAGIYDLRYPIKGCGVYLPYGFKIRRYSFEILRKLLDDTNHDETLFPMLIPENLLAKEGEHIKGFEDEVYWVTHGGKSPLEIKLALRPTSETTMYYMMKQWIKVHTDLPMKLYQVVNTFRYETKHTRPLIRLREIMSFKEAHTAHSTQDDCNKQIKEAIEIYGKFFDEICIPVIISKRPEWDKFPGADYTMAFDTIFPDGKTMQIGTVHNLGQNFAKTFELEFETPDGNKDYAYQTCYGISDRAIASLIAIHGDEKGLVIPIDVAPIQIVLIPLLFKGKEEIVIEKIKELSKILKTKYRVHVDDRDIRPGRKYNDWEIKGVPLRIEIGPRDIEEGKAVIVRRDNGQKMTVEAFNILNEVEKTFEDYKASLLQKATEKLEKYITVIENDKKDLLLLSEKVKFALSESKGIILVPYIESIYNEEFEGLIDASVLGLTTYNGKEYISIARTY, encoded by the coding sequence ATGGAATTTTCAGAATGGTACAGCGAAATTTTAGAAAAGGCTGGAATTTACGATTTGAGGTACCCTATAAAAGGATGCGGTGTTTATTTACCTTATGGTTTCAAAATCAGACGTTATTCATTTGAAATTCTAAGAAAGTTGTTAGATGACACGAACCATGATGAAACACTATTTCCAATGCTAATTCCTGAAAACTTGCTTGCAAAAGAAGGAGAACATATTAAAGGGTTTGAAGATGAAGTATACTGGGTAACCCATGGTGGAAAAAGCCCTTTAGAAATAAAACTCGCTTTAAGGCCAACTTCTGAAACTACGATGTACTACATGATGAAACAGTGGATTAAAGTTCATACTGATCTTCCAATGAAACTATATCAAGTTGTGAACACTTTTAGATATGAAACAAAACATACTCGACCATTAATTAGATTAAGAGAAATAATGAGTTTTAAAGAGGCCCATACAGCCCATTCAACCCAGGACGACTGTAACAAGCAGATAAAAGAAGCTATTGAAATATATGGCAAATTTTTTGATGAAATATGTATCCCAGTCATTATTTCAAAAAGACCCGAATGGGATAAGTTTCCCGGTGCAGACTACACAATGGCGTTTGATACAATTTTCCCAGATGGAAAAACGATGCAGATTGGAACGGTTCATAATTTGGGCCAAAATTTTGCAAAGACGTTTGAACTCGAATTTGAAACTCCTGACGGAAATAAAGACTATGCCTACCAAACCTGCTATGGAATATCTGATAGGGCGATTGCATCATTAATTGCAATTCATGGGGATGAAAAAGGACTTGTAATTCCAATAGATGTTGCACCAATTCAGATTGTACTTATTCCATTACTATTTAAAGGAAAAGAAGAAATTGTAATTGAAAAAATTAAAGAATTAAGTAAAATTTTAAAAACAAAATACCGAGTTCATGTTGATGATAGAGACATTCGCCCAGGCCGAAAATATAACGACTGGGAGATAAAAGGAGTTCCTTTAAGGATTGAAATTGGCCCACGAGATATTGAAGAAGGAAAGGCAGTTATTGTTAGAAGAGATAATGGCCAAAAAATGACGGTTGAAGCTTTTAACATTTTAAACGAAGTAGAAAAAACCTTTGAAGATTATAAGGCTAGTTTATTACAAAAAGCGACTGAAAAACTTGAAAAATACATAACCGTAATAGAAAACGATAAAAAAGACCTTTTATTACTTTCAGAAAAGGTAAAATTTGCTCTTTCTGAAAGTAAAGGCATTATACTCGTCCCATACATTGAATCAATCTATAATGAGGAATTTGAAGGGTTAATTGATGCATCCGTACTTGGATTAACTACTTACAATGGTAAAGAGTACATCTCAATTGCAAGAACTTACTAA
- a CDS encoding MnmC family methyltransferase, with translation MLPNKKAIDLIKIYMEKEYSLENFSSLIDELIKKDLLVKTDDETFTIRSEDPDELMHSKVGALVESISKFVIPSNLKEIKSPNILDLCSGIGYNAVSALHKNIDSNVDMVEFSKEMLFLSLALYIPIKEHELIKESILNFFKGKTGGKIRIFNEDARVTLKRTSLKTYDVVFHDAFSPLKDPVLYTVDFLKLIYNIMNDSGVLISYSSSIPFRSALVESGFIISEGPSIGRKRGATIAYKNPDKKQISTLVRIPDSDERLIALSTVGIPYSDKNLDLTSEKIIENREIKREELKNKLGDKYYTTKKIKLGKIDEKLLKIQEYGNNSSEIIKKMKSAYF, from the coding sequence ATGCTTCCAAACAAAAAAGCTATTGATTTAATCAAAATTTACATGGAAAAAGAGTATAGTTTAGAAAATTTTTCAAGCTTAATTGATGAACTTATTAAAAAAGATTTACTCGTAAAAACGGATGATGAAACATTTACTATTCGTTCAGAAGACCCAGATGAACTGATGCACTCTAAAGTTGGCGCACTTGTTGAAAGTATTTCAAAATTTGTAATTCCTTCAAATTTAAAGGAGATAAAAAGCCCAAATATCCTCGATTTATGTAGTGGAATCGGATATAATGCAGTTTCCGCACTTCATAAAAATATTGATTCAAACGTAGATATGGTTGAATTTAGTAAAGAAATGTTATTTTTATCACTTGCACTATATATCCCAATTAAAGAGCATGAACTTATTAAAGAATCAATTTTAAATTTTTTTAAGGGAAAAACGGGGGGAAAAATAAGAATTTTTAATGAAGATGCAAGGGTTACTTTAAAAAGAACATCTCTTAAAACTTATGACGTTGTATTTCATGATGCATTTTCACCATTAAAAGACCCTGTTTTATATACTGTTGACTTTTTAAAGTTAATATATAACATAATGAATGATTCAGGTGTTTTAATATCATATTCGTCCTCAATTCCGTTTAGAAGTGCACTTGTTGAATCAGGCTTTATAATTTCAGAAGGCCCTTCAATCGGAAGGAAAAGAGGGGCAACAATTGCATATAAAAATCCAGATAAAAAACAGATATCTACATTAGTAAGAATTCCCGATTCAGATGAAAGATTAATTGCATTATCAACTGTGGGAATTCCATATTCAGATAAAAATTTGGACTTAACTTCCGAAAAAATCATTGAAAATAGGGAAATAAAGCGTGAAGAATTAAAAAACAAGCTTGGAGATAAATATTATACTACAAAAAAGATAAAGCTTGGAAAAATAGATGAAAAACTTTTAAAAATTCAAGAATATGGAAATAATTCATCAGAAATTATTAAAAAAATGAAAAGTGCATATTTTTAG
- the mptN gene encoding tetrahydromethanopterin:alpha-L-glutamate ligase, translating into MKMGIISEERDWVTDELKSKMEKNDIDPVFIQPSKIVSSIASDVKFEHNNRNITDLECAFIRNIGDGVEMFHRFDTLKYLENYVPIINPMDGIENAGNKFRTSFLMEVNKIPHPKTIISEDVNKALIAAEKFEDVVLKPLFGSQGRGLVRVKGRSTVAKLKALNTFKSNNGVIYLQEFVTNPNNVYRDIRAFAVGDKVVSAMYRKSDSWITNIHQNGVAEKCEVSEELSKLVLAAKDALGLVYAGVDVMESSDGLKVIEVNACPSWEGLSRVSDTNITQYIIDAAIEYSKRC; encoded by the coding sequence ATGAAAATGGGAATAATTTCCGAAGAACGAGACTGGGTTACTGATGAATTAAAAAGCAAGATGGAAAAAAATGATATTGACCCAGTTTTTATTCAGCCCTCAAAGATAGTTTCATCGATTGCGTCTGACGTAAAATTTGAACATAATAACCGAAACATTACTGATTTAGAGTGTGCATTTATTAGGAATATCGGTGACGGCGTAGAGATGTTTCACAGGTTTGACACGCTAAAATATCTTGAAAATTACGTTCCAATAATAAATCCAATGGACGGTATTGAAAATGCAGGAAATAAATTTAGAACTTCTTTTTTAATGGAGGTAAATAAGATACCCCATCCAAAAACGATTATTTCTGAAGACGTAAATAAAGCGTTAATTGCTGCTGAAAAATTTGAAGATGTTGTACTAAAACCTCTTTTTGGAAGTCAGGGACGAGGACTTGTACGGGTTAAGGGTAGGTCTACCGTTGCTAAATTAAAAGCTTTAAACACCTTTAAAAGTAATAATGGGGTAATTTATCTTCAGGAATTTGTAACAAATCCAAATAATGTTTATAGGGATATAAGGGCATTTGCTGTTGGAGATAAAGTAGTTTCAGCAATGTATCGAAAGTCAGACAGCTGGATTACCAATATTCATCAAAACGGGGTTGCAGAAAAGTGTGAAGTATCTGAAGAATTAAGTAAACTCGTTTTAGCTGCAAAAGATGCACTTGGACTCGTTTATGCAGGAGTTGATGTTATGGAAAGTTCTGACGGTTTAAAAGTAATTGAAGTAAATGCATGCCCTTCATGGGAAGGACTTTCAAGAGTTTCCGATACAAACATTACTCAGTATATTATTGATGCTGCAATTGAATATTCTAAACGATGTTAA